In Gemmatimonadaceae bacterium, the sequence GGCAAGCTGAAGGTCGCGCTCGTAGCGAGCGATGCGTCGCAGAATAGTCTGGACAAGGTTGTTGGATTGTTGAAAGCCCGAGACGTTCCGGTGATCACCACGTTGACGGCAACGGATCTCGGAGGCGTCGCGGGTCGTGAAGCGGTGGCGGTGATCGGTGTAACGAACATGGGGTTGGCTCGCGGTATCCTGGACGCGTTTCCCGGAGCAGCGGCCAATGTCGTTCGCGGGCGAGGTGCGCCGCGAACCATCAGGGATTAAGGAGACACGGTTTTGAGCAAACTTCTCGTAAATGACATGGCAGGCGAATTCGGAATCTCCGTTGACGAGGTTATCAACCTTCTTCG encodes:
- a CDS encoding ribosomal L7Ae/L30e/S12e/Gadd45 family protein; its protein translation is MTEEVAKRKVLGLIGLGLRGRMAVVGVQQVREAAKHGKLKVALVASDASQNSLDKVVGLLKARDVPVITTLTATDLGGVAGREAVAVIGVTNMGLARGILDAFPGAAANVVRGRGAPRTIRD